A single Lactuca sativa cultivar Salinas chromosome 8, Lsat_Salinas_v11, whole genome shotgun sequence DNA region contains:
- the LOC111896118 gene encoding transcription factor PRE6 has product MSGRRSRSRQTGVSRISDDQIADLVSKLQQIIPHNIHATRSDKVSASRVLQETCNYIRSLHREVDDLSERLSELLQSTDANSAEAAIIRSLFM; this is encoded by the exons ATGTCTGGCAGAAGATCTCGATCACGGCAAACTGGAGTTTCCAGGATCAGCGACGATCAGATTGCCGACCTCGTCTCCAAGTTACAACAAATTATACCTCATAATATCCACGCAACCCGTTCTGACAAG GTTTCAGCTTCAAGAGTGTTGCAGGAGACATGCAATTATATCAGAAGCTTACACAGAGAAGTGGATGATTTAAGCGAAAGACTTTCAGAGCTTTTGCAATCTACGGACGCCAACAGTGCTGAAGCAGCCATTATTAGGAGCTTATTTATGTAA